DNA sequence from the Synechococcus sp. UW179A genome:
TCTGCTTGTAGTCAATGAAATAGAGGCTCGAGCACTTGGCGGCGATGCCTCTGATCAGATGCAGAATTTAAGAAACAAATGCCCGAGTGCCATCATCGTTAAAACGCAGGGTTCGAAAGGAGGAGTCGTATCGTTACCTGATGCTGGAGAAATCATTTCTTACCAATCCAGACAAGTCATTACTGTTGACACCACTGCAGCTGGGGATACGTTTTTGGGGTATCTCGTTGCAGGTTTGAGTAACGGTGTCGAGATCCGAGACGCGATCAACATCGCTTGCCGTGCAGCTGAACATTGCGTCACAGTGAAGGGAGCACAGTCATCCATTCCGCATCGAAAGCAACTTGACTGATGCCCTGGCGATCAATTCCACTCTTGATCAGCAAACACACAACACAGAACATGGCTTCATGCGATCCACTGATCGGCATCCATGATCGTTTTGATCAGCAATCCAAGTCGCTTGAACTCAGCGAAATTAAGATCTTTCACAGCTTGATCAAGGCCACAATCGACCCAGTCGCCATTACGTTTCTCGTAGATCGTGAAGTCCTGATCCAGCGACTCACGCTTGATGCAATAGATGAGTCCATCATCATTCAGGAACTCAGTGGATTCCAGTTGCAGGCCCATGCCTTCAAGCCCCTCAAGGCCTAGCGCGAATCTAAAGATTAAAAGGCGAGATGCTTTACCTCGTGCGGATCAAGTGCACGTCGTTCTGACTTTCAGTCTCAGCGGCAGCAAAGCCAAAACTATGGGCATTGAGATCGGAGGTGCTGATGCAGGCTCACCAGACAGCTTCAGAGACGGTCCACCCAAGGGTCTGGAGCTGCTTCCAGAGGATCACAGCGTCCTCATATCTCATTGACCTTCGGCTCTTCAGCAATGCAGGTTCGTTACCGGGCATTGCCCGTCCATGATCAACGAACACCATGACGTCCTTCACCCAAGACTTGGGATCACGATGAAAGTGGCAGATCCAATACTTTTCACGATCCGCCAACCAGGCTTCCATTTGATACTGCCTCGACAGTTAAAGCTTACTGAGAGGGCTTGTCGCCCAGAGCACATCGGCAAATGCCAATACATGTGAACCACAAAAGATTATGCGTTTCACACTGGACCTAAAGAGTCCCATGCATTGCCGTCTTGATCCAGAACCTCAGCCACATCGCATGCCGCCAGAATTGCCTGTTGCCCTTTGCCAAAGCATCAACAGACTCAAGTTCGAAGTGTTCTGCGTATTGAGCAGTCATCAGCTAACCGGCAAACTTGCCCAACGATGACATTGGAAATCTACAGTTAACCGATTAATTTAAATCGTCATCCAAGCTAAATTCTTTATACAAAGCTTCTGCTTCTTCATCACTGTCAGAAGCATACAAATTTTCAATACGATTCTGCCACCATTCGCTGATCGTAGAAGAGCTTTCTTTTTCCCAGCCTGAAAGAGATGACATGTGTGAGATCCTTTTCGTTTTTATACCTGCTGCCAATTAACAAGGCAATGATTTCATTACATACGTTATGTAGCTATTACTACTGATTAGCCGTCCGATAGGCGGACAATCGGACTATTTCCTCCATCGCAAATATATTCAGAGAAAAGAGCTTGGGCTTCTTCTGGCATGCTGTCGTTCTGCAATGCTTTAATTCGATCCTTCCACCAAATCCCTGTCAGGCCAGAGTTTTTAGCTTCCCAAGATTTTGATAGATCCATTTTCAACCTCTTTTGATGTCCAACATATCCGGGGTTGCATTGAGCCAGGAGTAGCGGAGACTACGCTATTGAACATGCTTAACCTAGGCTTTAAAAGGAGCTGATACGAATCAGCTTGTGATGCCAAGGACAAACTTCCAGAGCTTTTTAATTTCTCTACTCCTTACCTCATTCTGTATGTTGCTTAATACTCCTGAGTAATCTTTGAACCAGTTTCAGAGCTATGAACGGCAATAACGTCCGTCTCTGGCACATCACATTTGGCACTCTTTACAAGGATGCAATAGCCATAACGAGCACAGTGAGGAGGGCGGCTTGGGTCATTAAAAAGAGACTTGATCTTCTGTTGCCAGTATTTCTGTTTAGTCCTTACTACCTATTTGGAATCAGTTAGCTGTAACTCTTTTGGCGTTTAGATCATGACGCAGGAAACAAAAGCCTTTGAGCTCCAATATTTAATTTTGTTGGTCATTACACTGAATTAGTCATCGAGCATCAACATGTCTCCCCATGGGTTGGCAGCCCAATGCAAAAACTCAACCAATCGAAGACTGGTGAGACACATCAGGAACCCTGCGTGACAATCAGTCTTGATGACATTTAGCTCTTGGTTCATGAACTCCCTATGTGCATCAAGCTTTTCACTAAAAGAGAATAGGCGAAGTTATAAAATAGGTGAAAAGGAGCGTATTCTTCTAGAGCAAAGACGGGAAACACAGCGGAGAGCTTTTTAAACTGCCCTTCACTGAAACGTCTTTCATCACCTGTTCTTGCGGTTTTATCCACTGCTGAATGATCTTTTTGGAGATGTCAGCAGATGGCTGGGTTGTTGTCGTAATATCAATTATCTCTACCGCCTCTCTGTTCTCTTGTAGACCCTTTGACTTCATTAAAGCTTGTAATTTCTTCTCTAGCTCTGCATAAACCTTTCCCGTGGCGGAACAAATCCATAGCATTATTCGTGGTTCCTAGAGGCGGGTCAACCGTGTTTTGACTAATTGCTCACATCAAACAGGAACAACAATCAGACAGGCATACCAGTTGTCGGACCGACTAGAGGCTTTGGTGAAACAATGACGCCTGCTGCCCACTCGATCAGTCAAGAAATAAGTCAGCACTGAAGGTGCAGACCGAGTTTCTGCAAGAAATTTGAGCTTAAAACTGTCTCTTCGATCCGCAAGGGTCGGCTTTCCGTTTCTGTACGCATCGCGGCTACCCGTTCCGGCAGCCACGATTGTTGGTTGATTAACCCCCACTTGAAGCCATGCATGACCCCCGCGCTGCACTCCTGCAGCACAACAGCGGACACTGGAAGGGTTGTTTCATTCGGCTTGGCAGCAGCGGCAAGGAGGAAGATCGTTTCCCGACATCGCTTCAGGTTGAGGAACGCGATGGTGTGATTGAAAACTGCCTCACCTACCGGTCCACCGGTCAGCAGCGGTCGATGAATTTCGAAAACGTGCCTTTCACCATGCAGGTGAATTCACATGGAGCATGGTCACTTGGCCCGAGTGCGATCACTCCGCTCGCTTGGGTGGGAGAACTGAGCGTTGTCCATGGCGAAGAGCGGCGGCGGGTTGTTGCACGCCATGGATTCCATGGTCTCGATCAGGTTGTCTACATCGTTGAAACAAAAGCAGGCGGCGAACCCACAACACCAGCACAGCCGCTGCAGTGCACAACAAGGACCAGCGGCAACTGGATGATCTGGCAACCAGAGTCGAATGTTGAGCTGTTGCTCGATGCGAGAGATCGGCAGATGGGAGATGCCACGGCCTGTGGCCTGCGCTGGATCAGTCCCCAGGGTCAGACCCATCAGATCGTGCGGCGCTACGACACCAGTGGATACCTCGAGAACCTCTCGGAAGCAGAGCTCTGGAGATGACGGTTCAGGGGCTATCTGCTGCAGAAATCATCAAGCATGGATTGTTTGCACTCGGAGAGCGTCATGCCGTAAACGATGGCGTTTCCGTTGGCTGGATTGCGCAGACCGAATGAACCTGCAAATCCCCGCAGCATCCACTCTCCACCGCGAGTGTCCTTGTAGAAACCCACATTGCGCGCAACTCCATCCTTGAAGCGAGTAAACACATCACTCGCGCCGTCTTTCCACTCCAATCGGAAGACGCCGCATGGAGCACCAGGGCAAAGAAACGTTCGCCTGCAGCCAAGACTTCGATTGTTGTAGAGGCAGCTCGACCACTGATTGGCCCTGGCCGATCCCAGTGAGCCAAAAGCAATCACAGGCAAAGCAAAGGCAATCAACAATGCGCGCATAGTTGACGAGCTCAATCCAGGTCCCAGCATTCACTGCCATTCCTAGTCATCAGACAAACCAGACCCGATTCCCTGCTGATCACCCGATAGGTATGACCATCTGCGTCACTTTTGGACCGTGCGTGCCACAGAGCATGATCCTTGGTGTCATGCAAATCAGTCTGATGCCAACCAGCGTCGGTTAGCTCTTCAATCTGAAACACGGAATCATGATCAATCTCTCATCAAGATGTGTACTTAAGGCAAACATCTTGAGAAGCAACGGAAAGATCTCGGGATTGGTTCATCTCAAGTCGCAGTTGATGGTTCAAGCAGGCTGAACAGACCTGATCAGAAGACGATCACGGGGGCATACTTTTAGAGACAAATGCACTGCGCCGCAGATGGTCTCAGCGAACAGCGGATTATTGAACCCAGACCGCCTACCAGCCGCCCACCCCAGCACCCAGGAAACACTTTGCAGTCCGTTACAAATTGGCGTAACATTGCTTCATACGCAGAAATTCCATGAGCTCCTCAGCCTCCACCCAAGATCAGTGGTATCAAGAAGCAGCTGCGAGCCAGATCAAAGGCGAGCGTCTTGTGCGTGCAGAACTGTTGAATGGTCGCGTCGCAATGATCGGCTTCGCCGTCGGTGTGCTCACCGAAGCACTGACAGGTCACGGCATCATCAGCCAGATCACTTTCGGGGTGTTAGGCCTCAGCTGAGCTCTGTTTGTTAATAGTTCACTCGAAGCACCACCCTAGCGATAACTAAAGTGGTTCTTTTTTGGTGGGATCTTCAGATCAGCCCCTGGGAAAAACCAGTGATGTTCCCTAACTTTCGATCGAAAGCTTGCTCACACGATGGTGCTTGTTTACAGCAAGTGGGCCAGTCCGCTGCTTGACAGCATCAACGCCGACATCGCCAACACATCGACACTGGCGTCGAGTCTGCTCACATCCATCGTCTACGGAGCTGATCTGTTCGGCAACGAAGCGATGTTTTTGACCGGCAACTTCGGCTTCGACGGGTACATGGGCGTCCCACGCCTGATGGGCGCCAATGCAAAACAGGCGGCTGCGCAATTCAATGTGGCCTGGCAGAGCATTGATCCGGCTCTGAACCCATCCCTCAGGGCACTCACATCCGCCGCGAGCCTGGTGGGCGCGAGCGGCACCTATGCCACCAGACTGCTGCTCGCTGACACCATGCCACTGGTGTTCAGCTTTCCCGTGCTGCCCTCGTCCCTGGATGCCGACGGCAGTGACTTTGAAGTAACCCTCAGTGACGGCACAACGGTGACCCCCCAGATCGCGGGTCTGTTGCCGAACCTCGAGTACAACGAACGCCAGACTGTCGTGATCGATGGCGACTTCGGCAATCGCATCACACCTGGCAGTCCCGGTGCCAGGTACCCGATATCGGTGGCAATCGTCAACGACGGCACACCGCTGCAGATGATCGGCAGATCAGGGCCGGTGAGCGCCGTTGGGCTGTCGATCGACAGCAGCAACTCCTACGTGGCAGGTAACGGTCCTCGACTGGTGTCCGCGAAGCTCAATCTGTACAGCGATCTAGGAGAGGGCGGACCCGTCGGTGTCGGTGCTGCATCACAACACAACAGTGGATCCGATTCCTACGGCGATCAGGCGCAGTACCGGTTAAGGCTGTACACCAGCGCTGGTTTTTCACCGGACGGTATCGCGAGCCTGATGCCGGATGACTTCAGCCGATTTTTCCAGCTGAAGGCCACCACGGAAAGCGGAGAGAACATCACGATCACTGAAACGGGAGTGTCCTATGCCATCGGGAATCAAGGCACGATCAGCGTGGTCGGCCTCGCTGATCTGGCACCGGCAGGCACTCCTTTGAATGCGGCTTATGTCGAGGACCATGACAACTACTACGACGTCATCCTTGAAGGTGATCTGAATGCCATCAAGGCACTGAGT
Encoded proteins:
- a CDS encoding DUF1651 domain-containing protein; its protein translation is MEAWLADREKYWICHFHRDPKSWVKDVMVFVDHGRAMPGNEPALLKSRRSMRYEDAVILWKQLQTLGWTVSEAVW
- a CDS encoding DUF3598 family protein, giving the protein MHDPRAALLQHNSGHWKGCFIRLGSSGKEEDRFPTSLQVEERDGVIENCLTYRSTGQQRSMNFENVPFTMQVNSHGAWSLGPSAITPLAWVGELSVVHGEERRRVVARHGFHGLDQVVYIVETKAGGEPTTPAQPLQCTTRTSGNWMIWQPESNVELLLDARDRQMGDATACGLRWISPQGQTHQIVRRYDTSGYLENLSEAELWR
- a CDS encoding chlorophyll a/b-binding protein, translated to MSSSASTQDQWYQEAAASQIKGERLVRAELLNGRVAMIGFAVGVLTEALTGHGIISQITFGVLGLS
- a CDS encoding DUF4114 domain-containing protein, coding for MVLVYSKWASPLLDSINADIANTSTLASSLLTSIVYGADLFGNEAMFLTGNFGFDGYMGVPRLMGANAKQAAAQFNVAWQSIDPALNPSLRALTSAASLVGASGTYATRLLLADTMPLVFSFPVLPSSLDADGSDFEVTLSDGTTVTPQIAGLLPNLEYNERQTVVIDGDFGNRITPGSPGARYPISVAIVNDGTPLQMIGRSGPVSAVGLSIDSSNSYVAGNGPRLVSAKLNLYSDLGEGGPVGVGAASQHNSGSDSYGDQAQYRLRLYTSAGFSPDGIASLMPDDFSRFFQLKATTESGENITITETGVSYAIGNQGTISVVGLADLAPAGTPLNAAYVEDHDNYYDVILEGDLNAIKALSAVRMPSGNGYSAVYNPGGPGNSPDAPAAALGPFTVPSQDHSIPISFDLDGSKQVTFVETDGAVLRNPWNLQPVGRLLGTAVEDTVTGQTILAYIDPQERRFFSSFIASSSNASDLANGRSELSDIDLIDTRDADAASGVVVTGSFSRSAEDDSILQWYSVSDAEGTLVDPLSGSILKPSEPGYAEAASRRADLINNNTLELINSVITPFRITLESGSIYAPLITNQTSGEQYFAFAEANADGLEHYTGFGTNSWGLEDIFGGGDRDYDDMIVRFSLSS